AATCTTGAAGAGAATTAGAATAGAATCTGAATACAAAGAAACTGGGAGGTAGAAgcagagagagaaaaagaaaaggaaccTGTTCTTGGGATTCTCCCATCATCGTCTAACTCGAGTTCCATGAGAGCCTTGGTGATACTGCTGCTCATGTAGATCCCCTTATCTGCACTGACGACTTTACCCGTATATTTGGAGAAAGGGGAAGTGAGTGGTTACGCTTCTTTCTGGAAAAGTGGAAATGCACGGACCAAATAacaatttgaaaataataaaaaaatataatcggCGActgtcattttctttttcctttttttatttaaaatcagGAGTTGATTTTGGTACCCATCATCACATCAATTAACAACCCCTTTAATATAGTAATTTCCCTTTACCACGTTTTTAAATCCTGAAAACATGTTGAGTATTTATATTCTGCCATGTTAAAGCCTGAGACATTGAAATACAAAAATGCTTACGGATTCTAATTCCCATCTAATTCCCAATGGTATTAAACTAAGTTTCAAGGAACTAATATTCACAAAATACTCAAATAAAATTCCCAAGTTTGTAAAATCCCGTGGTACAATTCTCGTTATATTATAGGTGTTCTGAGTTCAATAATTCCCGAACACAAAATCAAACAATTTCGGGAAGTTTTAAACCGGTATTGTTAATAGGAATTCTGGTATTCATAACCCAGAATTCTTTGGTTTGCACTTGGAGTTCTCCCTTCTGGGTTTTAGAACGTGGTAGTatgcaaaacttacaaaaacACATTTTGACAACTAAGGAAAATCCAACTTTAAATATATAATGCATCATAGGTGAATGACAATCCAACTCAAATTAAACATTTAGTTTACAATACAACTCTAACATTGAATTTGCTCAAAAGATTCTTTAATCTTGTGAAATGTCTACAAAATGACAGGACCCTATGCTATTTCTTTGTCATTACTGATCGAAAGCAGTAATCAAAATGTCTGCAATTTGAAGACCATCTATTGGATTGGTGTCAATATGCAGGGTTGCACCTCGTGCCAGAAGGCTATCTTCAACCTCCATAGTGGAGGTAATAAAAAACTAACACCAAGAGAGAACAAAACAGCAGAAACAGGACTGAGCAGTGACGGGGGACCTGGGAGGCGTAACCAAAGAAGAGCCAGGACTTGAGCAAAAACCCAAGGGTTTTAGAATATCCGCCTTGTACGGAAAAAGCACCATATGGTTATAAAATAAACAGTAATTCAATGTtaaatcaaaaaacaaaaaagagccAGCACAAACACAAGAACAAGATCAGTGGTCAAGAAAAATATCTGGGTCTGGCTTTTCATAGAACACAACATATCCACAAggttttatttcatatttttcacttttttcagTGCACAAGTTTCCCTAGTCATAAACATAAAACATTAATTTGAAATTACAACACATTGTATTAAGTGTACAAGGTCAACATGTATAATTCAACATTTTTTGTCCATTCTAAACATCTTGCAATTAGCAGGTTCCAAACACTAATAACTGATAAGGTTAGAAAGCAACTATTCAGttgattttctctttcttccCAGAACATTAGATATCTGAAATCTGGGCCCCCCCATTCGCCACTTCTTGAAGGATGCCATTGCAGATTGAGCTACCTCATACACTACAAAAAAAGCATTAGATCATACAAAATTTAAAATGTCGAAAAAGATGTGACCACAAAAACAAAGATAAAAGGTACGTTTCGTTTAGCAAGTGGAACAATTCTTACAATTGATCTCTTCTTTTGTCAGAATAGTCCAAAATTTGGAGCCAGTTGCAAATGCTGCAGTATGTGCCTTCGTGAGGACTTCCTTGTACCTACTCTTAAATGCAGATAATAACAGAAACCCAATGGTCCGGTCGCCAACTCTGCCATAAATGAGTAGTAAGTAAGCAAAAAAATAGAATTCAGTGGCAGGATAGTTGCATGAAGGAGGACAAGGCAAAGAAGAACTACATTTATTTCAATTATGCATGAACCAAAATGATCTAAACGTTTTTAAAGACTTGGAATGATAAAGCGTGAAACACAAACATACAGTTCTTTCTCTCTATTTAAATTGACGTGTGTTCTATATATACAAGAAGACAAAGGTAGTTTATGGAGTTACTCTTCATAGTCAAAATACAATAAATTTCAATTCCAATATGTGCCAAATTAAGGATGGTCTATGTTACAGAACCAGAAGCCAGGGTTTCTGAAGATTCATCCAAAGCCACATTGTAATTATTTGGAGTTTGGACATTTTGTCATACTATATTTTCAATTTGGTTGTCTTTATTCATATAGGAATTGGTGGTAATAGGGATTTGAACGAGACACTATGTGTAAGAAGTAATAACAAGTTTTAGATTCCAAGGCCCGTTCTGAATTAGGATGATGAAACATGACAGCCATGAACTATCTTCCAAGGCAAAACTCaggaagaaaatatatatttaagtaAATCAGAGAGTAAGATTAAAAAGCCAAAGAGAAATAAACAATCTTTAATAATGCTGCAAGTAAGAAAATATAGGCATATGCAATGCAAGACTTACATGGGTGCTATCTTGCAACCAAATTCATAAAAGAATGGACATCTAGACTTGAGATCCACAGATGCAGAATCAGCTTGGATCTCTAGCCTTGTTCTGAAATCAAGAATCATCAACTATAAGATAATAAAACTAACATTTTAAACTTAAATATAAAGCAAAATAATAATACACCATCACACTATCAACATTCATCTAGTACATTTGAATGTGAAGGCTAATGCAGATTTGCATGCATATATTTTTAGTTCTATAACTTTTATGATAAATAACCACATAAATTGATTTTTGAGTAACTTGTTATTCATACTTCCATGCAACACCATGCAGTTAATGACAGTAATTTAAAATACATGAAAAATAAGGATAAAGAAAAGACATTGGTCCAAATTCACTAAGGACCCTAAAAAGGTTTAACAAGAAATGTCTGCAAAAGCATTTTAAGAGTAACAGAAATTAAAATGTACTTAAGAGTGCTTCCTACTAACTCATTGCTAGTGTCATGGCATGCTCTACAATATGATGAGCTTATAAGATATAAAATGTTATCATTACTTTTGATTGAAACAAGGGGGAACATTTACTGATACTGCTTGTCTCAACTGTAATTCATGAGCAAGCCAAAAAGGCAATTCAACTTTTGAGCCTGCTTCAATCTGAAATCAATTGTTCTAATGTCAGGTCAAATTATAATGTTCCACCATGCAAGTATCTGGTGCCACTGCCATTAATTCTTTTGCTTTGGAAATACATAAATCAATGTCAAGGGCTCTTACAAGGTCCGTCTCAGAACTTGGATCTATTCCCACTCCAGATGCCGACTTCTGAAATATCACCGACACAATCTGTTACCAGAACATAACAATACACAGTATTAGGAAACTAAATTCAGGTTGCATTGTCTATATCCTTAATGTTGAGATAATGAGCTGAGTCAGTTATTGTATACACTAGCAAAAGCCTGAAACATCATTGAGCATCTTAAGGCAAACTACTGTTGTAAAACATTTCCTTATTTATAAAAATCACCACCCTTAAACTACCACCCCTTATTGAATTTGACATACGTCAACTAGAAGCGCAAGAAGAGAGTCTGAACCCTACCTCTTCCTCCACCATAATGTCATCAATATCATAGTACTTTGCCATCCTAACCTCCACCTTGCAGCTATCACACTTTCTTTTAACTCATCCAAAGGGAGAACTGCAAATAAATAAACTGAGCTTGAACCAGATCACTAAatttataaattgaaaaaaaaaaacaaaccttGAACTAACAATGAAGACATCAGAACTCAATCACATCTATTGTTGTGGCTCCAttataaaaaatgtaaaattgtGGAACAATGAGATCCACAGCATAAAGAAAGAACAAAAGCCATAATAAACGCAAAAACTTgaatcagaaaaataaaatagattgAGCAAATTGTAGAATGCAGCGCCTATATACACAATATGTTTCAAATTATATAACCATATTATTTTGTTCTTAAcaagtggactgggcgagcccctagaggggcgacgcccagggtTCGGCCCGCCCAAGGGCTagagcctggccttaagttgggcctcaacttcagaggcccaattggcctaataggtagtacccaagctctataaataggaggtagataccaattgtaaaggacttttggctcatttcataaaatagcacatgaaattcagcactctctctctctctcattctctttctctctctagcacattcttccactctctaggtactatcccttcctttaatgttcattcccagaacaacaAGAatgagagaatttttttttttcctccaaAAATGAAGTTTAAAACTCAGAATAAGAGCACCTAACTGATTCCTGGAAACAAATGACATATCACATATTACACCCACATACTCATATTCACAAGTAGTACATATGTCCAATGTATAGGGATACAAAGCCAATCCTCTTCTGAGAATCCATCTAAACCTATATGGAGGATGTAAAGAGAATGACTGCACTATCCACACGAAGAAATTACAAGTCATATTTCTGGCATCAATATGCAGGTAGCATTTATCCATATAGATTCCCAGCAGGTGACTTCTCTATTAGCATATCCCAGCTCCTATTCTCCAGTGTTAACATGCCCCTCATCAAGTTTTCAAGGTAGATGCCATTGCGCAGTACTATATAATATTCACAAACAGAAAACAACACCCAGATAGAGTTGAAATACCACAATCAGATAACAACTAAAATGAACAGAGCCTACTTCAACAAGTTCCAGTAAGATCTCACACATAGAGATCTAAGAACACACTTTAATTCATCTTTATACATAACATAACTAATTGAGCTTCAAGACTGAAGTCCAAACAATGCAAAATCAAATATACAAATATCAGCTCATATTAATAGAACTTGGAGTTTAACACTTAAAAATCAAGGTTCATATGGAGTTCTATGCCTAAAGTACAGTAGCTGAAATGCTTAAGGCAGCACATTCTTCAATAGCAACAGAGTCCCAAACCATTAAATTTATTAACATTTAATTTCACCTAAAACATAGTAGGATGATAAGAACCTTGaaagaaccacaccacaaaaacTAGCCGTTGTAGCTAGGGAGCCCAAgaccttataaaccccacattagaatctcaTGCTGGGACTGAAGTCTCATAGGAACTGAATCCTAAAATCTCACCACGCTCTGTTGCCACAACGCCTATGCGAAATGGTTGTGAACTAACCCCGTGACTAGTCCCAAGCAAACACTGCAACGCTGGCATCACCACCCGCGCCTCTCGTTTGCAGTTGAGAGACATGGTGGAAGACTCGGATACCAACTAGTAGGTGTCAACgctaaagaagaaagaaataacttttcattgaagaaaaaacttttaaaatttcTAGATATTCGAGAGATCCATGTCTCTCACAAGTGCCCAATTACAAATTATCCTCCAAGATGATGATCCACCTCAACTCTCTCCCAATAGCTTAATCAACGCTCTCAATTAACTAAACTACTAACACCCTAACTGTCaagaaccaattatcccaaaagcttaagttgttgggtaaaagACTccgaatgattttatattatatttctaacactaACTAACTCTCTCAACTATCTATTAAACTACTAACTATCAATAATTCGCCCGCCCCTGAAGATTCaacttgtcctcaaggtgaaaGGATTGAGAAGAAGCTTAAGAATTGAAAAATTCTTCCAAAGTTCCACCAGGGTCCCACTGTTTGAAACATGAAGGTAAATGAGAGACCATAATGTGCATTTCTTCCAACAATAAGCAGAACTCCCAAACCCTATGAAGGTGGAATTGACACTTAATATTCGCATATGTCATGTTAGCAATTCAGATTTTGTTCGAATCACCGATCACGTGAAACTTACCGTGAGTTCTGAAGCTGAGCGTAGTGAACCAGTCTTTAGTCGCTAGAAATGGAAACTGAGAAGctttgaaagaagaagaaaagtgtaaaatgaagaggagaaaattgggaattagggcTTGAGGTTTCGATTTCGGTTGAATGATTTGGGGGGAAAACAGAAATTTGGGGTAGAGCGCGAATGAGAGGAGTGAAAATCATTTCGCACCTATTCTCGGTCGGACAGTCCGGTTTTATCCGGTTTAATAACCACTGGTTTGAACCATGACAGTTTTAGTTCATGTTTTTACCGCACATCACGATCCAAATAGGCGTTTTGAGGAAACTGTTGCTGGTGAATCTATGTGTGTTCTTTATAAGGAAATTGCATTCCATTAAGATACAATTTGACTTGTAATTGTTTTAGGTACATTTCCACTTACTGTGTATTGTTCCTTTCTTCCCCGGCATATATTCTAGTTCTACCGTCTTCATGCATTGTGTGCATGCCTTCGATGCCTATTTGTTGCTTTCTGTGTGCTTTTCATGTGGCCATCATTTGATGTTATACTAGCTTAATTCAATAGAAACTGGTTTATGTATtggtattgttttttttttataagccaaaacaTTGCATTGAaatagcacaaggggtgccaacCCAAATACAATGAGAGATGATTCAATCAAAAGATAGAACCAAAACAGAAAAGAAGGTGCGATTTACATGGAAAGAGGGAGAAAAAACACAACATAAAACAACAGAATCAGTCTAAAACCGAAAATCCCAACAGCTAATGTTAACCTGTGTTTGTTACAACAAACTCGAATACGCAGCATGATCTCCTCATGGGTTGCCTTCAGCCATAAACAATTCCAGCCAGTACATATTATGTGAGCCACCCACTATAGCAATCAGAATTGAATGAGCGTGCCATTTAAAGGGATAAGATGCACACACCCGGATTCTCCTTCCATTTAAACAAAGAGTAACTGAAACCATCTATTTTCACCCTCAGCCACTGCCATACTCTCAACTGTGCCAGTTCCAGAATCTGATCACTCTCAAAAGCTTCTCCCTGAAAAATCACTTTGTTCCTTTTTATCCAGATCGACCACACGATAGCCATCCAGATAGCATGTTCTCCTGCCCTTTGCGCTTTGTTTCTTCCAATTGACGGAAATTGGAGGAGATGGTCCCGTAATGACGGTGCCAATACTGTCCGAAACCCGAGCCAGCCCGAGCAAGCATACCAAATTGGACTTGTAGCAGCACATCGAAGAAATAGGTGCGTACTGGATTCCTCCTCTTGTAAACACAGAGGGCACATGGTAGCCACTCCCCTTGCAAGGACGTGCCTCTTGCATAAGTTCTCCCGTGTTTGCACCCTGTCCCTCAGTAAACGCCAAATGAACGCTTTAGTGTTCGAAGGTACTGGAGTCGACCATACCTGTTTGAACACAGGATCTTCATCCTCCAAGTGTTGTCCCTGCAAAAACAAGTAAGAAGAGTTAACCGTAAAAACTCCCTCCCCTCCATGACTCCAAACCCACTTGTCTCGTTTATTTTCAGTCAATCGTACCGCCCTTAACTCCCCTAGCACTTCCTCCAACCATTGCACCTCCCTCCCCCTAAGCCTCCTACGCCATTTAAATTCCCAGTTCCACACCCCATTGGACCACTTCCCCATATTTTTAACAACCTCACGTTTTTGCTGTGAGAGATTATACAGTCTCCGGAAGCGAAGGTCAAGAGCTCCGGGGCCAATCCAATTTTCATTCCAGAATTTTGTAGCGTCACCTTCTAACATAGTTTTCTGAAGTCCAGTTTCAAACCAGTTCCACCCCTCAAAAACGCAGCTGGCCTGAATGTCTTTCCACCAAGATGAGTCACCATACTTTTCGCTCCTCGGCTTTATCACCCTACACCAAAGGCTCTGTGGTTCAGTCAAATACCTCCAATTCCATTTGCCCAGTAATGCCATGTTAAACAGATGCCATTCCTTAATTCCCAGCCCACCATGTTCCTTAGGTTTGCATACCTCTGACCACTTTACCCATGCAATCTTACTCCCCATGTCCACCCCTCCCCATAGGAATCTTCTCATAATTCCAGTACATATCTGGACTACCCCGGCTGGGACTCTGAAAAATGATAGGAAGAACAGTGGTAACGCAGGGAGCACACTCTGAATGAGGCAGACTCTCCCCCCAAAGGAGATATGTTTCTGTTTCCAAGCTGACAATCTCCCCTTTAACTTGTTAATAACCGGGTCCCATAATGCCACACTTCTGGATTTTCCTCCCACTGGAATGCCTAAATAGGTGAAGGGGGTGCTCATCAATTTACAGTGCAGCACAGCAGCAAACCTATCAAGGCTATCTCTATCCACAGCAATCCCAGCCAACTTACTCTTGTGAAAATTAACTTTTAGCCCAGATATTAATTCAAAACATCTCAGAACACACTTCAGGGTTGTCACATTTTGTGTTGTTGCCTCTCCTATGAATATAGTATCATTTGCAAATTGGAGTATTGAGATGACAAGTTCTGAGCTGTCTCCAAATTTGAACCCCTCAAATTTACCCATACTCACTGCTTTGTTGAATAGACCAGTCAAGCCTTCTGCTACAATCAGGAAGAGGAATGGAGCCAATGGATCCCCCTGACGTAATCCTTTTCCCATTTTGAACTCCTCACATGGGCTGCCATTTACTAAGACCGAAACCGATGCTGATTTGATGCAACTCATAATCCACTTGATCCACCTCTTGCTGAAATTCATTCTGTTCATCATATATTCCAGAAATTCCCAGCTCACTGAATCATATGCTTTTTCATAGTCTACCTTAAACACCACAGTTggtttctttgatttttttgcAACATCCAATACCTCATTTACTACCACCACACTGTCAAGCATATTACGGCCTCCCAAGAAAGCAAATTGTGTGTCATGGATCAGTTTAGGCAGTACCCTTTTCAATCTCATCGCCAGCAACTTGGAAACCACTTTATATATACAGCCAATTAATGATATTGGACGGAAATCATTTAGGCTTACTGGTGAGCTTACCTTTGGAATTAGAGCTATAAAGGAAGCGTTGGAGCCTCTAGGCCAAGCTCCTCTACCCCAAAATTCACCAAGCACCTTTTGGAAGTCTTCTTTGAGCAGGTGCCAAAACTTCTGGATGAATTTGAAATTGAACCCGTCAGGCCCTGGACTCTTATCCCCTCCACATTCCCATACGGCttccttcacttcctcctcatCAAATTTATTAGTAAGCAAATTATTATCATCCTGTAATAGCTGATTGAAGCTCACCCCATTCAAATTTGGGCTATCCCACGCATGTGCTGCAAATCGTTTTTCGAAAAATTTTTTAACCTCCGCTTTGACTACCTCTGGTTTTTCCTCCCAAGAGCCATCCACCATGAGCCCTACTATGGAATTGGCTTTCCTGCGCCAGTTAATATGTATTGGTATTGTAAACTTTGGTGAATTCCGTTGTATCCCTAAATTATTTTGGGTGTGATACCCGCATTGAGTGACTCAATAGATTATCATGGTCGATGAACGAAGAATGATAGGGTTCTGGCCATCGAGGCTTTTTGACGACAGGGAGGGCGACATATGGAGATCGTGGTCGGCAAATGAAGAGAATGGCGGTGCAATTATGGCGCCATGCTTTGAAACAAAATTTCGGTGATGTAGAGGAGAAGAAATGTCAGGAATTGTATGAAGAAATACTTagcaaataatgataataatattatcatttaaaatttataaaagaaaataataatacaaaGGGTGAAACTTACATACAGTTCCCTAGGTGCTAGTGGTATCGTTGTCCAACGAAAATGTGACAAgtgtattaaattttttttccactTAAATGAATTGTTACTGTTAccgtggaaaaaaaaaacttttattaAAGGAAAAAAAGACCCCCTTCTTCTCTATCCATGTTTCGTCGGCGTTGTGACCAAGAAAGAGGGAGGTaaaagggagaagaagaaaaagagagaaagagagtggaAGGAGGAGAAGGAAGCTGACGACAACGATCTTAAGATGGAGAGAGATCAGAACATGGGAGGCATGCGACTTTGATGGCCTAGGCAACTACTGCGGTGAGCACTTAAGTTTTTCCCTAATAAATTACatgaatactttttttttgtgcttCGGAAAACAAATACATGAATGTTGATTCAATTATAACGTATATGTTTTTTATTGGTACACATCATTTTAGGTATCACATTTTGATTTGGCTTAAAGGCACCACAGCAAACACcgtaaatttttaatataaaaaaaccaAATTAATTTTTGACACTTCATAAAGTgatgtttaatttatttaaaggTAAAAGGATGTATTTGCAGttgtaaaaaaatcattttaaatgAATGTGCATATGTGACCATTTTTAATGAGTTTCTTTTCTAGGATCAaacattataaataaattttacacaGGTATTTAAGaatgtattaatttgacattgagagagagagagagagagagagagagagagagagagagagagagagagagagagagagagagagagagagagagagagagagagagagagagagagagagagagagagagagagagagagagagagagagaggtctTAAACCAGATTAAAAGGCAAGACGAGGCTCGCGGCCAAAGAGACCTATGACGTCATTGTTTCCGACTTTAGGAGTAAGAGGGGAGCCGCGGGAACAACGAGCACTGATGGCATGTTCGCCCCATGAGATCAAGATGACTAACGAGGGGAAGACGAATGAAAGGAGGAAGGGACGAATGGACGATGATGAGgcagagaagagagagttagggTTAGGTCTAAAAGAGAGTGAAAATTAGGAAGATTACGAGCGTGAGGTTTATCAGTTGACAATTAGCATCAACCCATCTGACGCTAACTTAGTCGATGTTATATTTAAGTCATAAGATTCAGGCCTCATATTTAGAATCGAATAATACCGATGCTAGTTCACAAAAGAAGTAATGCCAACCTTTAGGACTTGTAAAGTTCAACACTACgttcaaataaaattaaacgATACTTTGATGTTATGTGTTGGTAAAATCGAGGCTAATGGTCAAAATTAGCCTCAGTATTGAGGTCATCGCTAGATTTTGACTCTAAAATAGAGCCTTCTTGTATGGAGAGGGTTTGGAATCTTCAACTTAGACTCAATAAGCAAGGCCAATAGCTTGATATACCTAATAAGGAAAAGCCCAGGTTGAGGTAGTGAGTAGTGATACATAGATGGTGGAGGATATTGTGGTGAAAGTGGTAGTCGGGTGATTGGATAGAAAGCTTTTTTTACCCAATCTCAGATGATCTAGAGCTCAAAATTGAAGGCCTCATTTCTTGATTCTTGAAGGTCCTGGCACATAATCATAGAAGAGAGTTTAGCACCAATGGCAACCATAAGACCAAAGACTATTCAGACTAATCTGGTGAGAGAGACATTGAAAGCTCCAATTTGGTTGGTTGAAATTATGTGAATTATCTTAgaaagaaagaaggaaaaaCACTCACTAACAATTATTGCCTAGTTTATTCTTGCCATTTTCTTatcattattttcatatttattaGCTGGGAACTAATTCCCTAAGGATTATGAATTATGATACGTGTACCACTAGCAGTATCGAGAATGCTTGATGGCACGAGACGAAAATTCGTCTATGTACATTGGTGTTTTAAAatgggttaagcatcatattagtctATGTCTTTGTATCGTTGTCTGACCTAGACACCTCGctgaaaaaattattgtaaatgatcctcatgtttgaaaattatttggagcagatcctcgtcggagctccgagctccggcGAATGCTGATTTGGATCGCTGATTGGGAATAAAATGCATACGaggattataaaaataaattaaaaattaaaataatttacacatcagaaaattaaaaattaattaaatttatccattgtttggtgctcacattgtattgtataaacttatacatcaatctcctcttatacatcaaaatgatggattatttaatccaccctatagatgatggataatgcatgataagagtgcaatgtataaactacttcaatatatttaatcaaccgccaccacaatcaccctccacctccaccactaccaccaccaccaccaccaccgtcattgTCGCAACCACCGTCGCCggcaccatcaccaccaccacaacaaccctccaccaccaccatcaccgtcgtcgccacccccaccaccaccacaaccacctccaccctccaccactaccacgaCCACCACTATCGCTGCCACCACAACaaccctccatcaccaccatcgtcgccgccgccacaaccaccaccaccgccactaccGTTGTCACCGTCGccgctaccaccaccaccaccgtcgtcgccaccacaaccaccctccaccaccaccgtctccaccactaccagtctaccaccaccgccacactctagtcatcgttatcgccactaccagcaccctccaccatcaccaccgccactacTGCCACCACTATCACCACTgttgccgccgccaccaccactgtcgccggcgccaccaccatgctccaccactgccaccatcgttgataccttcataccaccactgtcgccgcccaccctccaccaccactgccgccaccaacaccacatCCACCCCCACTGTCACTGGCAGTCACCACTCATCAAATCCTACCCATCTTTGTAACACTGCACTATTTCACCAACTATCACTCACCAGTCACCATTCATCATCAAATAGAGCctcaatctcaaattcaatagaGGACTCTCTTCTCCGTAGGTAGAACCCGTTATGACGAAGATGGACTTAAACTAGATAGTTTAAGCATTTTAACTTTTAGAAACAACCCTGCAATCTTTCAGGACTTTCTTGGTCGACCCCTTCCACCAAACACCACcgtctcttcttcttctcttcctgcTTCTCCTCAAATCACCTCTCTGTATTCCCCTGCTCCACCACTCGTCACTGCCACCCTTAACCCCAATCGAAACCCTAACCTGCAACCTCACCCCCATCCACCTGCAACCTGCAACTCCAACACCCACCCACCTGCAACCCTAACCTGCAAAAGAGGAAGAGATCGACCCACATCAATTCTCACCCACCGCAACCCTAACCTCCAAACCCAGGTGCGAATCGGAGTGAAGAAGTTGCAGACGTGTTTGTAGAGGTGGATCTAAGCTGACGGCTAAAAATGCAACCTTCTGGGATTTGGGCATTGCAGCAAGAACGACCTGAAGCCTAGACATGTGCAGTGGGCAGTGGAGGCGCAATAACAAGATGAATGGAGTTGAGGCCTTCGGTTAAAGATGAATGCATTAGGGGTGTTCTGGAAGAATTTGGGTTTGGAGGAAGGAGGCTTTTTTTTGAAGAGGAAAGAAAGATTAGGGTTTGAAATTGGGGGTGTTCTGCTTTAGAATTTAGGttaattggtgggattttgagttaATTTGGGGAGAAACTTAATTTGTTAACTAGATTAGGGTTAGATAGTTAATttagtttaattttagttaattggATTGATAA
This is a stretch of genomic DNA from Lotus japonicus ecotype B-129 chromosome 1, LjGifu_v1.2. It encodes these proteins:
- the LOC130731036 gene encoding DNA replication complex GINS protein PSF3-like isoform X2, yielding MAKYYDIDDIMVEEEKSASGVGIDPSSETDLIEAGSKVELPFWLAHELQLRQAVSVNVPPCFNQKTRLEIQADSASVDLKSRCPFFYEFGCKIAPIVGDRTIGFLLLSAFKSRYKEVLTKAHTAAFATGSKFWTILTKEEINLYEVAQSAMASFKKWRMGGPRFQISNVLGRKRKSTE
- the LOC130731036 gene encoding DNA replication complex GINS protein PSF3-like isoform X1 yields the protein MAKYYDIDDIMVEEEIVSVIFQKSASGVGIDPSSETDLIEAGSKVELPFWLAHELQLRQAVSVNVPPCFNQKTRLEIQADSASVDLKSRCPFFYEFGCKIAPIVGDRTIGFLLLSAFKSRYKEVLTKAHTAAFATGSKFWTILTKEEINLYEVAQSAMASFKKWRMGGPRFQISNVLGRKRKSTE